Proteins from a genomic interval of Pseudoalteromonas sp. MEBiC 03607:
- the rrtA gene encoding rhombosortase produces MINLPLKLEYILPPLCLVLLSSLFALFNLNEYLEFNRELVANGEFWRIFTSQFVHANWPHLGLNCAGILLIWALHAEHTSPARYAFNIAILALWCGLGVWLFCPDIHIYTGLSALLHGVIIWGAVKDVQAGMFSGWLLFAGTWAKVIWEQIAGPSESVSQLIASNVAIDAHLSGAIGGTLLALPVFIKIIKNRE; encoded by the coding sequence ATGATAAACCTGCCCCTGAAACTAGAATATATTCTGCCTCCTTTGTGTTTAGTACTACTAAGTTCTTTGTTTGCACTTTTCAACTTAAATGAATATCTTGAATTTAACCGTGAGTTAGTTGCAAATGGTGAGTTTTGGCGTATTTTCACCAGTCAATTCGTACACGCCAATTGGCCTCATTTAGGCTTAAATTGTGCCGGAATTTTATTAATTTGGGCTCTACACGCTGAGCATACAAGCCCTGCTCGCTATGCGTTTAATATTGCCATTCTTGCATTATGGTGTGGGTTAGGTGTGTGGCTATTTTGCCCAGATATCCATATTTACACCGGATTAAGTGCCCTACTGCATGGTGTGATTATTTGGGGAGCAGTAAAAGATGTACAAGCAGGCATGTTTTCAGGCTGGTTATTGTTTGCTGGTACGTGGGCTAAAGTGATTTGGGAGCAAATTGCCGGCCCGAGTGAATCGGTGAGTCAGCTAATCGCCTCTAATGTTGCCATTGACGCCCACCTTAGCGGCGCGATTGGTGGCACTCTACTCGCTTTGCCTGTCTTTATAAAAATAATAAAAAATCGCGAGTAA
- a CDS encoding DUF6714 family protein, which produces MNKLALLDSLSYAFGSTKQPNCPLIDRPNLDWEDKEVIRILSGKSWEDFGIDVIKCCQVDLTAIVYRLAPAYFVYYLPSFMTLCLSNFDEIDVLSDSIFSVLSLNIQGGSEYESLFVKLSLNQKNTIRSFIKYFLHESQFDLEKEAKVADLVWERLS; this is translated from the coding sequence ATGAATAAATTAGCGCTATTAGATAGTTTGTCATATGCATTTGGCAGTACAAAGCAACCCAATTGCCCCTTAATAGATAGGCCTAATTTAGATTGGGAAGACAAAGAGGTTATAAGAATTTTGAGTGGTAAATCTTGGGAAGACTTTGGAATAGATGTGATCAAATGTTGTCAAGTAGATTTGACAGCAATAGTCTACCGACTAGCTCCAGCTTATTTCGTTTATTATTTACCTTCATTCATGACTCTTTGTTTATCTAATTTTGATGAGATTGATGTTTTATCAGATTCCATCTTTTCTGTCTTGAGCCTCAATATACAAGGTGGCTCAGAGTATGAGTCTTTATTTGTAAAGTTATCTTTGAATCAAAAAAATACTATACGTTCATTCATAAAGTATTTTCTACATGAGTCTCAATTTGACCTAGAGAAAGAAGCTAAGGTAGCTGATTTAGTTTGGGAACGATTGAGTTGA